The following proteins come from a genomic window of Gossypium raimondii isolate GPD5lz chromosome 5, ASM2569854v1, whole genome shotgun sequence:
- the LOC105768713 gene encoding helicase protein MOM1 isoform X1: MANGTRLSSRKAKDDGDGTRSSGRKAKDDGDGIRSSSRKAEDDGGGTRSSSRKAKNDGDGTRSTSRKTKDDGDGTRSSSRKAKDDGDNDLKGSQNRGKKSVNSGAATAEASGVRRSPRETVSKKNMTPPSSSGTRKSERLEKQTANLNSMTPSGKRTSERIEKKKKKKNASPLRRSDRVKMPSSSASSGSKRFDKSLDLLNTKRKKEKKKKSVKQLPGTVEDNKIEREVEQANEKQKKRMDARAYKALFRKQPKKVDETDRNEDLNGTNSGRREEDFLEEFIERSHERTEVTSTSQPVEEALKGKNEHNLFLTSEKDSCKDISSNGGDLQIPKNGLIAEEMNDNAEKAAQDNLQSPHLAKSIMPGGVLGCDISVEMVMPSENKCHDMDIDSVASPKISSNNIATCTAPGPSQSSSCKRKDCSETCGMSSKRQRVDCNSTKQEICSSNIKDREKLDVGMSTGYVEKPCNYIQQHMSSADLQTGRDRNACIICRLDGKLLCCCGKGCQRSYHLSCLEPPLEEFPLGAWYCLACVRKKLESGIYSVSEGIEAIWDSRELEASEDGLQRQKQYFVKYEGLAHVHNRWLSEDQVLLEAPSLVAKYNQRNQGSVWKQQWVVPHRLLQKRLLMFPRECDEHHNKEHNGDKLNCHVEWLVKWCGLGYEHASWEFENASFFSCPGGQNLIQEYETRKKAQKASKFDKERAVASLKISQLPAAVSSGLDANLDAVNKLCNYWRRGQNAIIFDDQERISNVISSILAFPCDISSPFLIISTSASQYSWDEEFLHLAPSADIVVYSGSKEVRDSIRNLEFYDEGGCIMFQVLITSPEVISEDFNLLSCIGWEAIIVDECQRPRITSCFEQIKILTSNKRLLIISSQLKDNVAEYLNLFSLLDSQSGSNGSESLLTDSSDDIDTLKERLAKYVAYERKLESSRFLEYWVPVLLSNVQLEKYCFTLLSNSLSLCSPSKSDPVGVLRNILISNRKCCDHPYTVDQSLQLLLTKGLREVEFLDVGIKASGKLQLLDAMLCEIKKRELKVLILFQYIGGSGRDLMGDILDDFLRQRFGIDSYERVDGGVTPSKKQSALNRFNNEKQRFVFLLETRACLSSIKLSTVGTVIIFGSDWSPMNDLRALQRITLDSQLEQIKVFRLYSSFTVEEKLLMLSKQDKTIDSNIEYISPSSSHMLLKWGASYLFSQLDKFHGITIPDASILSEQSHLKYVIQEFFTILHQAGIDDDASKLSLILQAKQNQGMYRTEMPLFGVQKIQVMNEDPPHTFWTKLLEGKSPRWKYCTSSSQRNRKRVHYFEDLQKEPEAESAEVAKRRKKVVSDGKDHPSPKAVLQEGKLAAGYRKGSSGTLPYDFTPLSRSIASGSDTIHATSNSLHPDNNVSKIPALKIVEWERRKQRDSQKNLHVLLKPQIAKLCEVLHLTEDVKAMVERFLEYVMNNHLVNKEPTTILQAFQISLCWSAASLLKQKLDHKESLALAKQHLGFTCKKEEADYVYSMLRCLKRMFLYRTGYLKVLSSPKASGLPGKSVGKDYSSAASYQHNIKAETEDLSDFREGSDIQAISESRLAPEIRLAQRDLLKSIKEIEKKCDKQMRKLIEKHKQEVEQFNQKYEYEKAQLENKKRTEAAVIRLHSNVSMRTDKLNNLDTEYARKFDELEQQMDLHLKNLEALQVAARSNFLERKTRWVESVKSWARVELVKPPVSLANLSEERSSAGIIHSASGSEVRQSKIVHIVNDEVMAYGDPINKARPFKDNSEVASVENLGFWEGQENLASLLAPSSQKYFDINSLRKVDGETPLRESGTIISSKGQQNFVSLEASPSAEIPEESNLRETDVQVPLREIVAVNSGEGQENLASTEALSYEETTDGAVLSNFDGEVHLRVPEIVCSGEGYENLPSVVVSSSEEVPGGTTLNMAEGELPFSRPEAIGSTEGQENIMSANCSFEKQIPGGATLNLPDGEIPRSTAVIATSCDGMDIIVCTNSSTSKEQIPDTAACSMPTKEVSLVEPETVPSEVLEEISVQRENDGTSPIENDQLDGIQCTMNCEAEFQEPSLADLSSMQPVPTSDQGGPQPPDLVSPNVGPLPYASSEAQARCMSNNEMRNASQLAETSPFNGAIDATCNMSNPDTTGVELREQMQQLRSSESTSNLSHPDLPSVTAVEHQSNNEGQTANQSSQAPTQPVANHIELSNQDFLQPLHSPIDGAVDRLVRQASETRTASVPFVSNGLPLQTEPALSSRMHPTFYHDPLQNEMERILKEKEQTAKVHEDMKLQLKLECEKEIKEVIVQIRQKYEAKLKEKEAEFLLHRTELSETYNKVLLHKILAEAFRSKCMDNRASGSAGTKKEANSNFMPQQVQLSSQQMVQQPPAASGLPSTGSASSMQTVSPAVVNAQILQRSTASGIPSTGSASTMQIVSPAVVNAQTLQLSTASGIPSTGSASTMQTVSPAVVNAQTLQRSTASGIPSTGSTSTMQTVSPAVVNAQTLQRSTASGIPSSSSTSTMQTVSLAAVNAQTLQPSTASGIPPTGSASSMQTVSPAVGNAQTLPPSTASGIPSTGSATSMQTVSPALVNAQTMGPHLQVVKSSALFSGTPTRSPHIGNISSTGNLKIGTEIRAPAPHLQPFRPSSSISPSSLPLHSHVNHLARRQASITGQSGRIQHEVVGGLAAPPRSFSPGANANPPGFLLPNVSSRLMPSSRSNSAQQGGGATDVVCLSDDD; the protein is encoded by the exons ATCGTAACGAAGATCTGAATGGAACTAATAGTGGAAGGAGGGAGGAGGACTTTTTAGAAGAATTCATTGAGAGAAGTCATGAAAGGACTGAGGTGACAAGTACAAGTCAACCTGTGGAGGAAGCACTTAAAGGAAAGAATGAGCATAACTTGTTTCTCACTAGCGAAAAGGATAGCTGCAAGGATATCTCTTCAAATGGGGGTGATCTACAAATTCCTAAGAATGGTTTGATAGCAGAAGAAATGAATGATAATGCTGAAAAGGCTGCCCAGGATAATCTGCAAAGTCCTCATTTGGCAAAATCCATCATGCCAGGAGGGGTCCTTGGTTGTGATATCAGTGTGGAGATGGTCATGCCTTCTGAAAACAAATGTCATGATATGGACATTGATTCTGTTGCTTCTCCAAAAATCTCAAGTAATAATATTGCCACCTGCACTGCTCCTGGACCTTCACAATCGTCTAGTTGCAAAAGAAAAGATTGCAGTGAGACTTGTGGAATGAGTTCTAAAAGGCAAAG GGTTGACTGCAATTCAACAAAGCAGGAGATTTGCTCGTCTAATATTAAG GATAGAGAGAAACTTGATGTTGGTATGAGCACAGGATATGTTGAAAAGCCCTGTAACTATATACAGCAACATATGTCCTCTGCAGATCTTCAAACAGGCCGTGATCGAAATGCTTGCATCATATGCAGACTTGATGGAAAGCTCTT ATGTTGTTGTGGAAAAGGGTGCCAAAGAAGCTACCATCTTTCGTGTCTTGAACCTCCCCTTGAGGAGTTTCCTCTTGGAGCTTGGTACTGTCTAGCATGTGTGAGGAAAAAATTAGAATCAGGGATTTATTCAGTTTCGGAGGGAATAGAAGCAATTTGGGATTCTAGAGAACTGGAGGCTTCGGAGGATG GATTGCAAAGACAGAAGCAATATTTTGTGAAATATGAAGGTCTTGCTCACGTTCATAATCGTTGGCTATCAGAGGATCAGGTGTTGCTTGAAGCTCCATCACTCGTTGCAAAATATAACCAGAGAAACCAG GGTTCTGTTTGGAAGCAACAGTGGGTGGTTCCACATCGTTTGCTACAGAAAAGATTGTTGATGTTTCCCAGGGAGTGTGATGAGCATCATAATAAAGAGCACAATGGTGATAAGTTAAATTGTCATGTTGAATGGCTTGTGAAATGGTGTGGTCTTGGTTATGAACATGCTTCATGGGAGTTCGAGAATGCTTCGTTTTTCAGTTGTCCAGGAGGTCAGAACCTTATACAAGAATATGAAACTCGCAAGAAGGCCCAGAAAGCTTCTAAATTTGATAAG GAAAGAGCAGTTGCATCCCTAAAAATTTCTCAATTACCAGCTGCAGTTTCATCTGGACTGGATGCTAATCTTGATGCTGTTAACAAACTATGCAACTATTGGCGTAGGGGCCAGAATGCAATTATTTTTGATGACCAG GAAAGAATATCAAATGTTATTTCTTCCATTCTAGCTTTTCCATGTGATATCTCAAGTCCTTTTCTCATTATCTCTACCTCCGCTTCGCAATATTCATGGGATGAGGAGTTCCTGCATTTAGCACCATCTGCTGATATTGTGGTTTACAGCGGCAGTAAAGAAGTTCGGGATAGTATTAGGAATCTGGAGTTTTATGATGAAGGAGGTTGTATAATGTTTCAAGTACTTATAACCTCACCAGAAGTTATCAGTGAG GACTTCAACTTGCTTTCTTGTATAGGATGGGAGGCAATAATAGTGGATGAGTGCCAACGTCCAAGAATTACTTCTTGTTTTGAACAAATTAAGATTTTAACTTCCAATAAGAGGCTTCTAATAATCAGCAGTCAACTGAAG GATAATGTGGCTGAGTACCttaatcttttttctttgcttgattCTCAAAGTGGTTCAAATGGTAGTGAGAGCTTGCTAACGGATTCAAGTGATGATATTGACACTTTGAAGGAGAGATTGGCAAAATATGTTGCTTATGAGCGCAAGCTAGAATCATCTAGGTTTCTAGAGTACTGGGTTCCTGTACTCTTATCCAATGTGCAGCTAGAGAAGTATTGTTTTACTCTACTTTcaaattctctctctctttgttcCCCTTCAAAGAGTGATCCTGTTGGAGTTCTCCGTAACATTCTTATCTCCAACCGAAAG TGTTGTGATCATCCGTATACTGTGGATCAATCCCTTCAACTGTTGCTTACTAAAGGCCTCCGAGAGGTTGAGTTTTTGGATGTTGGCATAAAAGCGAGTGGCAAATTACAACTTCTTGATGCAATGCTTTGTGAGATCAAAAAACGAGAGTTAAAAGTGCTTATTCTTTTCCAG TACATTGGAGGCTCTGGAAGGGATTTAATGGGAGATATTTTGGATGACTTTCTGCGTCAAAGATTTGGTATAGATTCTTATGAACGTGTTGATGGTGGTGTCACCCCTTCAAAGAAGCAATCTGCTTTGAACAGATTCAATAATGAGAAGCAGAGATTTGTCTTTCTATTAGAAACCCGTGCTTGTCTTTCCAGCATCAAGTTATCTACAGTTGGTACTGTCATAATATTTGGAAGTGACTGGAGTCCAATGAATGATCTAAGAGCCCTGCAGAGAATAACACTTGATTCTCAGCTCGAACAAATAAAGGTATTTCGCTTATATTCATCATTTACCGTGGAGGAAAAACTTTTGATGCTTTCAAAACAAGATAAGACAATTGATAGCAACATAGAGTACATATCCCCCAGTAGTAGTCATATGCTGCTTAAATGGGGGGCTTCATACCTATTTAGTCAGTTGGATAAGTTTCATGGTATTACAATACCGGATGCAAGTATCTTGTCAGAGcaatcacatttaaaatatgtgattCAAGAATTTTTTACCATACTGCACCAAGCTGGGATTGATGATGATGCAAGCAAGTTGTCCCTAATTTTACAAGCCAAACAAAATCAAGGAATGTATAGGACAGAAATGCCATTGTTTGGTGTGCAGAAAATTCAAGTGATGAATGAAGATCCACCTCACACATTTTGGACAAAGCTTTTAGAGGGAAAGAGTCCAAGGTGGAAGTATTGTACTTCTTCATCTCAGAGGAATCGGAAAAGGGTTCATTATTTTGAAGATTTGCAAAAAGAACCTGAGGCTGAAAGTGCTGAAGTTGCAAAGAGGCGCAAGAAGGTTGTAAGTGATGGCAAGGATCATCCCTCTCCAAAAGCTGTGTTGCAAGAGGGGAAATTGGCTGCTGGGTACAGGAAAG GAAGCTCAGGAACCCTACCATATGATTTTACTCCTTTGAGTAGATCAATAGCTTCTGGGAGTGATACAATTCACGCAACCTCTAACTCACTTCATCCAGACAATAATGTCTCAAAAATACCAGCTCTAAAAATAGTTGAATGGGAGAGAAGAAAACAGCGTGACTCACAGAAGAATCTCCATGTTCTTTTGAAGCCACAAATAGCCAAACTCTGTGAAGTCCTTCATCTCACA GAGGATGTCAAGGCTATGGTTGAAAGGTTTCTTGAATATGTTATGAATAATCATCTGGTCAATAAGGAACCAACAACCATTTTACAGGCATTTCAAATTTCTCTG TGTTGGAGTGCTGCTTCTTTGTTGAAGCAGAAACTTGATCACAAAGAATCACTTGCACTTGCAAAGCAGCATCTAGGTTTTACTTGCAAGAAAGAAGAGGCTGACTATGTTTATTCAATGTTGCGGTGTTTGAAGAGAATGTTTCTATACCGTACAGGGTATTTGAAGGTCCTAAGCTCTCCTAAAGCTTCTGGATTACCAGGTAAATCTGTTGGAAAAGATTATTCCAGTGCAGCTTCTTACCAGCATAACATAAAAGCAGAGACTGAAGATTTGTCGGATTTTCGAGAAGGTTCTGATATACAGGCCATTTCAGAGTCTAGACTTGCCCCAGAAATTCGATTGGCACAGAGAGATCTTCTGAAAAgcataaaagaaattgagaaaaaatgtGATAAGCAGATGAGAAAACTAATTGAGAAACATAAGCAGGAAGTGGAACAATTTAACCAGAAGTATGAATATGAAAAGGCACAACTGGAAAATAAGAAAAGGACAGAAGCTGCGGTTATCCGTTTGCATAGTAATGTCTCAATGAGGACTGATAAGCTCAATAATTTGGACACTGAATATGCAAGGAAGTTTGATGAACTCGAACAGCAGATGGATCTACATCTCAAGAATCTTGAGGCACTGCAGGTGGCAGCAAGAAGCAATTTTCTAGAAAGAAAGACTCGTTGGGTAGAATCAGTTAAGTCCTGGGCTAGGGTTGAGTTAGTGAAGCCACCTGTAAGTCTGGCGAATCTTTCTGAAGAAAGGAGTTCTGCAGGCATTATTCATTCTGCTTCTGGAAGTGAGGTAAGACAATCGAAAATTGTTCACATTGTGAATGACGAAGTTATGGCATACGGTGATCCCATCAACAAGGCTAGACCCTTCAAGGACAATTCTGAGGTAGCATCAGTTGAGAATCTTGGTTTCTGGGAAGGTCAGGAGAACCTTGCCTCGTTGCTGGCACCATCATCTCAAAAATATTTCGATATAAATTCATTAAGAAAGGTTGATGGGGAGACCCCCTTGAGAGAATCAGGAACTATCATTTCTAGTAAAGGTCAACAGAACTTTGTCTCATTAGAAGCTTCTCCATCTGCTGAAATTCCCGAGGAATCCAATTTAAGGGAAACTGATGTGCAAGTTCCGTTAAGAGAAATTGTTGCTGTCAATTCCGGTGAAGGTCAGGAGAACCTTGCCTCAACAGAAGCACTTTCATATGAAGAAACTACTGATGGAGCTGTATTAAGCAATTTTGATGGCGAGGTTCATTTGAGAGTACCTGAGATTGTCTGTTCTGGTGAAGGTTACGAGAATTTACCATCGGTGGTTGTCTCTTCATCTGAAGAAGTTCCTGGTGGAACCACGTTAAACATGGCTGAGGGGGAGCTTCCCTTTAGTAGACCTGAAGCTATCGGTTCTACTGAAGGTCAGGAGAATATCATGTCTGCTAACTGTTCATTTGAGAAACAGATTCCTGGTGGAGCCACGTTGAATCTGCCTGATGGAGAAATTCCAAGGAGCACAGCTGTGATTGCAACTTCTTGTGATGGTATGGATATTATTGTCTGCACGAATTCCTCTACATCTAAAGAACAAATACCTGATACAGCTGCATGTTCTATGCCCACTAAAGAGGTCTCTTTGGTGGAACCTGAAACTGTTCCGAGTGAAGTCCTCGAGGAAATCAGTGTTCAAAGAGAGAATGATGGAACAAGTCCCATCGAAAATGACCAGCTGGATGGCATACAATGCACAATGAACTGCGAAGCTGAATTCCAAGAACCATCTCTGGCGGATCTATCTTCAATGCAGCCCGTGCCTACCTCGGACCAAGGTGGTCCGCAGCCACCAGATCTG GTATCCCCAAATGTGGGTCCTCTTCCATATGCTTCCTCTGAAGCACAAGCAAGATGCATGTCAAACAATGAAATGCGAAATGCTTCTCAGTTAGCTGAAACTTCACCATTTAATGGCGCCATTGATGCAACCTGCAATATGTCCAATCCTGACACCACAGGTGTGGAGCTTAGAGAGCAAATGCAGCAGCTGAGATCCTCTGAATCAACTTCCAACCTCTCTCATCCCGATCTACCTTCTGTTACTGCAGTTGAACATCAATCAAACAATGAAGGCCAAACTGCCAACCAGAGTTCTCAGGCTCCAACGCAACCAGTGGCAAACCATATTGAGCTCTCCAATCAAGATTTCTTGCAGCCTCTGCATTCACCCATTGATGGTGCTGTTGACAGGCTTGTGAGACAGGCTTCAGAAACGAGGACAGCTTCAGTCCCTTTTGTTTCTAATGGCCTTCCCTTGCAGACTGAACCTGCTCTATCATCTCGGATGCATCCGACTTTTTATCATGACCCACTtcaaaatgaaatggaaagaatACTGAAAGAAAAAGAGCAAACCGCTAAGGTTCATGAAGACATG AAGCTGCAGCTGAAATTGGAGTGTGAGAAGGAGATTAAGGAGGTTATTGTTCAGATTCGTCAAAAGTATGAAGCTAAACTTAAAGAGAAAGAAGCAGAATTTCTTCTGCATAGAACGGAGCTCAGTGAAACTTACAACAAAGTTCTCTTGCATAAGATCTTGGCTGAGGCTTTCAGGTCTAAATGTATGGATAATAGGGCATCTGGTTCAGCAGGAACAAAGAAAG AGGCAAATTCTAATTTCATGCCGCAGCAGGTTCAACTTTCATCGCAACAGATGGTACAACAGCCTCCTGCTGCTTCTGGTCTCCCTTCAACTGGCTCAGCTTCTAGTATGCAAACTGTTTCACCCGCTGTAGTTAATGCACAAATATTGCAGCGTTCTACTGCTTCAGGGATCCCTTCAACTGGCTCAGCTTCTACTATGCAAATTGTTTCACCTGCTGTAGTCAATGCGCAAACATTGCAGCTTTCTACTGCTTCAGGGATTCCTTCAACTGGCTCAGCTTCTACTATGCAAACTGTTTCACCTGCTGTAGTCAATGCACAAACCTTGCAGCGTTCTACTGCTTCAGGGATCCCTTCAACTGGCTCAACTTCTACTATGCAAACTGTTTCACCTGCTGTAGTCAATGCACAAACTTTGCAGCGTTCTACTGCTTCAGGGATCCCTTCAAGTAGCTCAACTTCTACTATGCAAACTGTTTCACTTGCTGCAGTCAATGCACAAACCTTGCAGCCTTCCACTGCTTCAGGGATCCCTCCAACTGGCTCAGCTTCTAGTATGCAAACTGTTTCACCTGCTGTAGGCAATGCACAAACCTTGCCGCCTTCCACTGCTTCAGGGATCCCTTCAACTGGCTCAGCTACTAGCATGCAAACTGTTTCTCCTGCTCTAGTCAATGCACAAACCATGGGTCCACATTTGCAGGTTGTTAAGTCTTCGGCATTATTCTCAGGCACTCCAACTAGATCTCCCCATATCGGCAACATCTCTTCTACTGGAAACCTTAAAATAGGCACTGAGATTCGTGCTCCTGCCCCACATTTACAGCCATTTAGGCCTTCATCATCCATTTCCCCGAGCAGTCTCCCATTGCATTCTCATGTTAACCACCTTGCACGTAGGCAGGCATCAATTACCGGCCAATCTGGTAGGATCCAACATGAAGTTGTTGGAGGGTTGGCAGCTCCACCAAGATCTTTCTCACCTGGTGCCAATGCAAATCCACCAGGTTTTTTGCTGCCAAATGTTAGTTCAAGGTTGATGCCAAGTAGTCGGTCTAACTCAGCACAGCAAGGCGGAGGAGCGACTGATGTTGTTTGTTTATCAGATGATGACTAA